From a single Herbiconiux sp. SALV-R1 genomic region:
- a CDS encoding DedA family protein yields MSLAFADPNPFLIDPATASGAPAAADAGTGPVAAAAGDETGGSEESLGFIGDAAVGLMEVLGAPGAGLAVFAENLFPPIPSEVVLPLAGFAASRGDLNLVAAIVFCTLGSVLGALALYGLGAWLGRDRMRAIARRLPLVDVHDVDRTEEWFQRHGPKAVFFGRMLPLFRSFISIPAGIERMTLWKFLLLTAAGSLIWNTIFILAGFWLGEQWHVVEQYAEILQYVVIAAVVGAIAWFVIGRMRKHRRGETDAARRTARE; encoded by the coding sequence ATGAGCCTGGCCTTCGCCGACCCGAATCCCTTCCTCATCGACCCGGCCACGGCATCCGGAGCCCCCGCGGCGGCAGACGCCGGCACCGGCCCCGTCGCGGCGGCCGCCGGTGATGAGACGGGCGGCTCGGAGGAGAGTCTCGGGTTCATCGGCGATGCCGCGGTCGGGCTGATGGAGGTGCTCGGGGCACCGGGGGCGGGGCTCGCGGTCTTCGCCGAGAACCTCTTTCCGCCGATTCCGAGCGAGGTCGTTCTGCCGCTCGCCGGCTTCGCGGCCAGCCGGGGCGACCTGAACCTCGTCGCCGCGATCGTGTTCTGCACGCTCGGCTCCGTGCTCGGCGCGCTCGCGCTCTACGGTCTCGGCGCCTGGCTCGGGCGAGACCGGATGCGCGCCATCGCCCGCAGACTCCCCCTCGTCGACGTGCATGACGTCGACCGCACGGAGGAGTGGTTCCAGCGGCACGGGCCGAAGGCGGTGTTCTTCGGGCGCATGCTGCCGCTGTTCCGGAGCTTCATCTCCATCCCGGCGGGCATCGAGCGGATGACGTTGTGGAAGTTCCTTCTGCTCACCGCCGCGGGGAGCCTCATTTGGAACACGATCTTCATCCTCGCCGGGTTCTGGCTGGGTGAGCAGTGGCACGTGGTGGAGCAGTACGCCGAGATCTTGCAGTACGTCGTGATCGCCGCGGTCGTGGGGGCGATCGCGTGGTTCGTGATCGGCCGGATGCGCAAGCACCGTCGCGGAGAGACCGACGCGGCGCGCCGCACGGCGCGGGAATAG
- a CDS encoding nitroreductase family protein: MTITAPASAAAHRVAETSAPIHETLATRWSPRSFQASETVDESLLTAALEAARWAPSAANTQPARFIVARRGSEAFEKVAASLMGFNSVWATNAAVLIVGIAETVDAEGKPRPWAEYDLGQALAHLSFQAHADGLHVHQMGGFVAASISQAFDLPESLKPLTVTALGTLAPAEALPDDTLIARESAPRTRLPLDDLLLVSE, translated from the coding sequence ATGACCATCACCGCCCCCGCTTCCGCAGCCGCGCACCGCGTCGCCGAGACCTCGGCGCCCATTCACGAGACGCTCGCGACCCGCTGGAGCCCTCGCTCGTTCCAGGCCTCGGAGACCGTCGACGAGAGCCTCCTCACCGCCGCCCTCGAAGCCGCCCGCTGGGCCCCGTCGGCGGCGAACACGCAGCCCGCCCGCTTCATCGTCGCCCGCCGCGGCTCGGAGGCCTTCGAGAAGGTCGCCGCCTCGCTCATGGGCTTCAACTCGGTGTGGGCCACCAACGCCGCCGTGCTCATCGTCGGCATCGCCGAGACCGTCGACGCCGAGGGCAAGCCGCGCCCGTGGGCCGAGTACGACCTGGGCCAGGCCCTCGCCCACCTCTCCTTCCAGGCTCACGCCGACGGCCTCCACGTGCACCAGATGGGCGGCTTCGTCGCCGCATCCATCTCTCAGGCCTTCGACCTCCCCGAGTCACTCAAGCCCCTCACCGTCACCGCCCTCGGCACCCTCGCCCCCGCCGAAGCCCTCCCCGACGACACCCTCATCGCCCGCGAGTCCGCCCCCCGCACCCGCCTCCCCCTCGACGACCTCCTCCTCGTGAGTGAGTGA
- a CDS encoding cell wall-binding repeat-containing protein — MLKPASGGTALVRRPSSVAVMMAAIALVTSSTIGIGTAAAARAAEAPGGTEHATEPLNSEADESVARLGPIDPGSRVAEFPLPDSASLPSDLEAGPDGTVWVALFGLRQVVRVAISGEVVETVSLNSAPTQFSPDGTGGVWVTEISGRLTHVMSGKAAVEYTVPTVGAGLAETAVLGDYVFFAEADAQQLGRLDWRTGEIKEFPIPGAVSPWGVGAFGDAVWVTDSGCDTIWAFGADGKLRQSFTGQTGLRGVQLIKPEVGDVVAGRILRETRIDSFTLSPDGRLHTKSLTGENGDLTGQVVRRDGGVWFVDREANTIVLSAVPAGASYSVPTRGTQLTGMALAGGRYLWSAERRSGRLVRLDTTVAIDADRIAGTDRFETAVAIARRGEATSSGSAFLVNGDKFPDALAVSAIANYTNTPILLTHAGALPDSTRRELTRMNPKSVTIVGGESSVSPAVEALVRSELPSTKVDRVSGADRYAVSRALVERYAAGAGRPLFVANASNFPDALSAGPAAGRLGGALLLIDGSKTVLTPEERSLVQKYGGTDVRIVGGRLSVRPEIEAALRGLTASITRYDGVDRYAVSTAVNASGVIPGGTPLVASGASFPDALAAASIANGWRTGLFLVHPDCIPDADLTLLAQAESPAIVVIGGEATLSKSVEEIASCP, encoded by the coding sequence ATGCTGAAACCGGCCAGCGGCGGAACAGCGCTCGTGCGTCGCCCAAGTTCTGTGGCGGTCATGATGGCGGCAATCGCCCTCGTGACGAGTTCGACGATCGGCATCGGCACCGCGGCCGCCGCGCGTGCCGCAGAGGCGCCCGGAGGGACTGAGCACGCTACGGAGCCGCTCAATTCTGAGGCCGATGAGTCCGTCGCTCGATTAGGGCCGATCGACCCGGGATCCCGCGTCGCCGAATTCCCCCTGCCCGACAGCGCCTCCCTCCCCAGCGACCTGGAGGCCGGGCCGGACGGAACGGTGTGGGTGGCGCTCTTCGGACTTCGGCAGGTCGTGCGTGTGGCCATCTCGGGCGAGGTGGTGGAGACCGTGTCGCTCAACTCGGCGCCCACCCAGTTCAGCCCTGACGGCACCGGCGGGGTTTGGGTCACGGAGATCTCCGGCCGACTCACTCATGTCATGTCGGGGAAGGCCGCGGTCGAATACACGGTACCCACCGTCGGTGCGGGTCTCGCCGAGACCGCCGTGCTCGGCGACTATGTCTTCTTCGCCGAAGCTGATGCGCAGCAGCTCGGGCGCCTCGACTGGCGAACGGGGGAGATCAAGGAATTCCCCATTCCGGGTGCGGTCTCACCGTGGGGTGTCGGCGCGTTCGGCGACGCGGTCTGGGTCACCGACTCGGGCTGCGACACGATCTGGGCCTTCGGGGCCGACGGAAAGCTGCGTCAGTCGTTCACCGGCCAGACCGGACTGCGCGGTGTTCAGCTCATCAAGCCTGAGGTCGGCGATGTGGTGGCGGGCCGCATCCTGAGGGAGACCCGGATCGACTCCTTCACTCTTTCGCCCGACGGGCGTTTGCACACCAAGTCCTTGACGGGAGAGAACGGAGACCTCACCGGTCAGGTCGTCAGACGTGACGGGGGCGTCTGGTTCGTCGATCGGGAGGCCAACACGATCGTCCTGTCCGCGGTCCCCGCTGGCGCCTCGTACTCCGTGCCGACGCGCGGAACGCAGCTGACGGGGATGGCTCTCGCGGGTGGACGATACCTCTGGTCGGCCGAGCGGAGGAGCGGGCGCTTGGTACGTCTCGACACCACGGTCGCCATTGACGCCGACCGTATCGCCGGTACGGATCGCTTCGAGACCGCGGTCGCCATCGCGCGCCGGGGCGAGGCGACCTCGTCGGGATCGGCGTTCCTGGTCAACGGGGACAAATTCCCCGATGCGCTCGCTGTCAGCGCGATCGCGAACTACACCAACACTCCCATCCTGCTGACGCACGCCGGAGCGCTGCCCGATTCGACGAGGCGAGAACTCACCCGCATGAACCCGAAGTCGGTGACGATCGTGGGAGGGGAGAGCTCGGTGTCGCCCGCCGTCGAGGCGCTCGTGCGATCCGAACTCCCCTCGACAAAGGTGGATCGAGTTTCCGGGGCCGATCGGTACGCGGTTTCGAGGGCGCTGGTCGAGCGATACGCGGCGGGTGCCGGCAGGCCTCTCTTCGTCGCCAACGCGAGCAACTTTCCCGACGCTCTGTCTGCGGGTCCTGCCGCAGGGCGCCTCGGCGGCGCACTGCTGCTGATCGACGGGAGCAAGACGGTTCTCACCCCGGAGGAGAGGAGTCTCGTGCAGAAGTACGGTGGCACCGACGTGCGGATCGTGGGAGGGCGGCTCTCCGTGAGGCCCGAGATCGAGGCCGCGCTACGCGGTCTGACGGCGTCCATCACGCGCTACGACGGAGTGGACAGATACGCCGTCTCGACCGCGGTGAACGCCTCTGGCGTCATCCCGGGAGGAACCCCGCTCGTAGCGAGCGGGGCATCATTCCCCGACGCACTGGCCGCTGCCTCGATCGCCAACGGCTGGAGAACGGGACTGTTCCTCGTTCATCCGGACTGCATCCCCGATGCGGACCTGACTCTCTTGGCTCAGGCGGAGAGCCCGGCGATTGTGGTCATCGGGGGTGAGGCGACTCTGAGTAAGTCGGTCGAGGAGATCGCCTCCTGCCCGTGA
- a CDS encoding ATP-dependent Clp protease ATP-binding subunit — MATNQGTPNGDEQKSALEQYGVNLTEIAASGKLDPVIGRDAEIRRVSQVLTRRTKNNPVLIGEPGVGKTAVVEGLAQRIVAGDVADSLKGKQLVSLDLAALVAGAKYRGEFEERLKAVLKEINDADGEIITFIDELHTLMGAGGGEGSVAASNMLKPMLARGELRLIGATTLDEYREFIEKDAAMERRFQQVFVGEPSVEDTVAILRGLKERYEAHHKVSIADSALVAAASLSNRYIPGRQLPDKAIDLIDEAASRLRMEIDSAPVEIDELRRGVDRLKLEELALKKEKDDASKERLAALRATLAERTATLEALQERWDRERAALNRVGELKEKLDSARMRAERAQREGNLELASRLLYGEIPVLERSLASAEQAEVDAEGGERMVNDQVGSDDIAAVIAAWTGIPVDRLTQGETEKLLNLEAELGRRLIGQKDAVKAVADAVRRSRAGIADEDRPTGSFLFLGPTGVGKTELAKALAEFLFDDEKALVRIDMSEYGEKHSVARLLGAPPGYIGYEQGGQLTEAVRRRPYSVILLDEVEKAHPEVFDVLLQVLDDGRLTDGQVRTVDFRNTILILTSNLGSQFLVDPTLSPSDAEALVQAAVRQAFKPEFVNRLDDIVVFQALSADDLAQIVSLYVDRLSRRLSSRRLTLAVTPDARTWLASHGYDPIYGARPLRRLMQHEIDDRLATALLSGAVRDGDTVRVDVTPSGEELMVVAAPVGSVVPEGA; from the coding sequence ATGGCGACCAACCAGGGCACCCCGAACGGCGACGAGCAGAAGAGCGCTCTCGAGCAGTACGGCGTCAACCTGACGGAGATCGCGGCGAGTGGCAAGCTCGACCCGGTCATCGGCCGAGACGCCGAGATCCGCCGCGTCAGTCAGGTGCTGACCCGGCGCACGAAGAACAACCCGGTGCTCATCGGCGAGCCCGGCGTCGGCAAGACCGCGGTCGTCGAGGGGCTCGCGCAGCGCATCGTGGCCGGCGACGTCGCCGACTCGCTGAAGGGCAAGCAGCTGGTGTCGCTCGACCTGGCGGCCCTCGTCGCCGGCGCGAAGTACCGCGGCGAGTTCGAGGAGCGGCTGAAGGCCGTGCTCAAGGAGATCAACGACGCCGACGGCGAGATCATCACCTTCATCGACGAGCTGCACACCCTCATGGGCGCGGGCGGCGGTGAGGGGTCGGTCGCGGCGTCGAACATGCTGAAGCCGATGCTGGCGCGCGGTGAGCTGCGCCTGATCGGCGCCACCACCCTCGACGAGTACCGCGAGTTCATCGAGAAAGACGCCGCCATGGAGCGCCGCTTCCAGCAGGTGTTCGTGGGCGAGCCGTCGGTCGAAGACACCGTCGCGATCCTGCGCGGCCTTAAGGAGCGCTACGAGGCGCACCATAAGGTGTCGATCGCCGACTCCGCCCTGGTGGCCGCCGCATCCCTGTCGAACCGGTACATTCCGGGGCGTCAGCTGCCCGACAAGGCCATCGACCTCATCGACGAGGCGGCGTCGCGACTGCGCATGGAGATCGACTCCGCGCCCGTCGAGATCGACGAGCTGCGGCGCGGTGTCGATCGGCTGAAGCTCGAGGAGCTCGCGCTGAAGAAGGAGAAGGACGACGCGTCGAAGGAGCGGCTCGCCGCCCTGCGCGCGACCCTCGCCGAGCGCACCGCCACGCTCGAGGCGCTGCAGGAGCGGTGGGACCGCGAGCGTGCCGCCCTCAACCGGGTCGGTGAGCTCAAGGAGAAGCTCGACAGCGCTCGCATGCGGGCCGAGCGCGCACAGCGAGAGGGCAACCTCGAGCTGGCGTCGCGGCTGCTGTACGGCGAGATCCCGGTGCTCGAGCGGTCGCTGGCGTCGGCCGAGCAGGCCGAGGTCGACGCCGAGGGTGGGGAGCGCATGGTCAACGACCAGGTGGGTTCCGACGACATCGCGGCGGTCATCGCGGCGTGGACGGGCATCCCGGTCGACCGCCTCACCCAGGGCGAGACCGAGAAGCTGCTGAACCTCGAGGCCGAGCTCGGCCGACGGCTCATCGGCCAGAAGGATGCGGTGAAGGCCGTCGCCGACGCCGTGCGCCGGTCGCGCGCGGGCATCGCCGACGAAGATCGGCCCACGGGTTCGTTCCTGTTCCTCGGCCCGACCGGTGTCGGCAAGACCGAGCTGGCGAAGGCCCTCGCCGAGTTCCTGTTCGACGACGAGAAGGCGCTGGTGCGCATCGACATGTCGGAGTACGGCGAGAAGCACTCGGTGGCGCGGCTGCTGGGCGCCCCTCCCGGGTACATCGGGTATGAGCAGGGCGGGCAGCTCACCGAGGCGGTGCGGCGTCGGCCGTACTCGGTCATCCTGCTCGACGAGGTCGAGAAGGCGCACCCCGAGGTGTTCGACGTGCTGCTGCAGGTGCTCGACGACGGCAGGCTCACCGATGGGCAGGTCCGCACCGTCGACTTCCGCAACACCATCCTCATCCTCACCTCGAACCTCGGATCGCAGTTCCTCGTCGACCCGACGCTCTCGCCCTCCGACGCGGAGGCGCTCGTGCAGGCGGCGGTGCGGCAGGCCTTCAAGCCGGAGTTCGTGAACCGCCTCGACGACATCGTCGTGTTCCAGGCCCTCTCCGCCGACGACCTGGCGCAGATCGTGTCGCTCTACGTCGACCGCCTCTCGCGCCGCCTGTCGTCGCGCCGTCTGACGCTCGCGGTGACTCCGGATGCGCGCACCTGGTTGGCCTCCCACGGCTACGACCCCATCTACGGTGCCCGCCCCCTCCGCCGCCTCATGCAGCACGAGATCGACGACCGCCTCGCCACCGCCCTCCTCTCAGGCGCCGTGCGCGACGGCGACACCGTGCGCGTCGACGTCACCCCCTCGGGCGAGGAGCTGATGGTCGTGGCCGCGCCCGTGGGGTCGGTGGTGCCCGAAGGAGCGTAG
- a CDS encoding S1 family peptidase, whose amino-acid sequence MTWKKRLAYLAVGTLATAGLTGTFGATAFAAGDDRVAPTTGPEFTALAQALLDDENVQSVSKNADGKVVLAYTGSADGLSASTQAFLKDTKNVADPIVLAAPLEAYDTNDVVGGAGYVSFASPEPGEGGLCSVGYAGWSPEGAPAIISAGHCTSDDAYTYSYLTLPSGDPAGGGAKDNSDVVIGDALGRVAFSQYGGPGNSNGADGDVNSVDIAAINVVNEDLDPLAEVTDWTTAASEDLSLSTVPVRSVGEAVADAPITKSGRTTGSTSGTVVVIDGWAKVSNRYVYGFGSLLTSAEGDSGGSMIQGDTAVGVLSGGGETAQGQPFVWGANLEAGLALTGGYTVALFIDTPTLTAPGDGGDVYSGGSIQGKAPAGTTLVVTQGSGDPFTVPVNGSGDWSIVAPGAEGTYDYTIRAERGFDSSAATDFTVNVVPTPITAPTFTSPANGSRVETEVTTLSGKGEPGASLELTGDVEATTTVGEDGAWSVDVELGYGKYTVTAVQTRQSSDAARASADPNVSDPTTVKFDVVPVAPKITDPKSGSSFTEGSGPTTISGTGINGATVEVWLNGASAGKATVADGKWSVKLGGQIAAGAITIEATQTIEGAVSNKADSSITIVAANNGGGGNGGNGGSGNGSGELASTGADATLPLAGGSIALILAAGALLLVVRRREAARQNS is encoded by the coding sequence ATGACTTGGAAGAAGAGACTCGCGTATCTCGCGGTCGGAACACTCGCCACCGCCGGACTCACAGGAACATTCGGCGCCACCGCCTTCGCTGCAGGCGACGACAGGGTCGCACCCACGACCGGCCCGGAGTTCACTGCACTCGCGCAGGCGCTGCTCGACGATGAGAACGTGCAGAGCGTCTCGAAGAATGCCGATGGCAAAGTCGTCCTCGCCTATACGGGCAGCGCCGACGGCCTTTCTGCCAGCACGCAGGCCTTTCTGAAGGACACTAAGAACGTAGCCGACCCCATCGTGCTCGCTGCTCCGCTCGAGGCGTACGACACCAACGACGTCGTCGGCGGCGCCGGCTACGTGTCGTTCGCGAGCCCCGAGCCCGGCGAAGGCGGCCTCTGCTCCGTCGGCTACGCCGGCTGGAGCCCGGAGGGTGCCCCCGCCATCATCTCGGCCGGTCACTGCACCAGCGACGACGCCTACACCTACAGCTACCTGACGCTCCCCTCGGGTGACCCCGCAGGCGGCGGCGCGAAGGACAACTCCGACGTGGTGATCGGCGACGCGCTGGGTCGTGTCGCGTTCTCGCAGTACGGTGGCCCCGGCAACTCGAACGGCGCCGACGGCGACGTCAACAGCGTCGACATCGCCGCGATCAACGTCGTGAACGAAGACCTCGACCCGCTGGCCGAGGTCACCGACTGGACCACCGCGGCCAGCGAAGACCTCTCCCTCTCCACCGTGCCCGTGCGCTCGGTCGGCGAGGCAGTCGCCGACGCCCCCATCACGAAGAGCGGCCGCACCACCGGTTCGACCAGTGGCACCGTCGTCGTCATCGACGGCTGGGCCAAGGTCTCGAACCGCTACGTCTACGGCTTCGGCTCGCTGCTGACCTCCGCCGAGGGTGACTCGGGCGGATCGATGATCCAGGGCGACACCGCAGTGGGCGTGCTCTCCGGTGGCGGCGAGACCGCTCAGGGCCAGCCGTTCGTCTGGGGTGCCAACCTCGAGGCGGGCCTCGCGCTGACCGGTGGCTACACCGTCGCGCTCTTCATCGACACCCCCACCCTGACGGCCCCCGGCGACGGCGGCGACGTCTACAGCGGTGGCAGCATCCAGGGCAAGGCTCCTGCGGGCACGACCCTCGTCGTGACCCAGGGTTCGGGCGACCCGTTCACCGTTCCGGTCAATGGCTCGGGTGACTGGTCAATCGTCGCTCCGGGTGCCGAGGGCACCTACGACTACACGATCCGTGCCGAGCGGGGCTTCGACAGCTCCGCCGCCACGGACTTCACCGTGAACGTCGTTCCCACCCCGATCACCGCTCCGACCTTCACGTCGCCCGCCAACGGCTCGCGCGTCGAGACCGAGGTCACCACCCTCTCCGGCAAGGGCGAGCCCGGTGCGAGCCTCGAGCTGACCGGTGACGTCGAGGCGACCACCACGGTCGGCGAAGACGGCGCCTGGAGCGTCGACGTCGAGCTCGGCTACGGCAAGTACACCGTCACCGCGGTTCAGACGCGTCAGAGCAGCGACGCTGCCCGCGCCTCGGCCGACCCGAACGTGTCCGACCCCACCACGGTGAAGTTCGACGTGGTTCCGGTTGCTCCGAAGATCACCGACCCCAAGTCGGGCTCCTCGTTCACCGAGGGCAGCGGCCCCACCACCATCAGCGGAACCGGCATCAACGGTGCCACCGTCGAGGTGTGGCTGAACGGTGCATCGGCCGGTAAGGCCACCGTCGCCGACGGCAAGTGGTCGGTCAAGCTCGGCGGCCAGATCGCCGCGGGTGCCATCACGATCGAGGCCACCCAGACGATCGAGGGCGCGGTCAGCAACAAGGCCGACTCCTCCATCACCATCGTCGCCGCGAACAACGGCGGCGGCGGCAACGGCGGCAACGGCGGCTCGGGCAACGGATCGGGTGAGCTCGCCTCGACCGGTGCCGACGCCACCCTGCCGCTCGCGGGAGGCAGCATCGCGCTGATCCTCGCAGCCGGCGCCCTGCTGCTCGTCGTGCGTCGTCGTGAGGCGGCCCGTCAGAACAGCTGA
- the mptB gene encoding polyprenol phosphomannose-dependent alpha 1,6 mannosyltransferase MptB, translated as MQVIPPRARLALGLAGSVSILAGSYAVGWVGPASTLHDLALLEFLRNSRGAVVVGGVLMVAGTLALLFAWLTLGVSLLRRAGGRDRLSTAERREHERVRLVQVVTSAAVWAAPLVFTLPLFSRDMFAYVGQGRLMAAGLNPYSDGMASLPGWYGIGVDPLWADAQTPYGPVFVWLERVVVMATDALPTEVAVFTFRLLAVFGLAMLAYYAWRIARLRGLDEAGVLWIVAASPLVLMNFVVAGHNDSLMLGFIVGGVYYALRDRPVLGAVFIGIAIGVKPIALIALPIIGLIWAGRRAGWGVVIRRWLAVAAIAIGFVVVLGWGIGVGVGWISALATPTAVSSWYAPANIIGMSLGGLANGVGLDGALVQEVVKLALLAVGCTAAIYLMLRKRDADPLWLLLGCFAAIVLLSPVIHPWYALWLLTLLAIAGRQRLWSIRTVVYATTFFVLIGLAEPLDMIPRIDADARIEVVVIGAALLGVAAILVSTELLVRRRAAGLVLRTLSLRA; from the coding sequence GTGCAGGTCATCCCCCCGCGAGCGCGTCTGGCGCTCGGTCTCGCAGGCTCGGTGAGCATCCTCGCCGGCTCCTATGCGGTCGGGTGGGTCGGTCCTGCATCGACCCTCCACGATCTCGCCCTCCTGGAGTTCCTCCGCAATTCCCGTGGCGCCGTCGTCGTCGGCGGCGTGCTCATGGTCGCCGGCACTCTCGCCCTGCTGTTCGCCTGGCTCACGCTGGGGGTGTCCCTGCTCCGCCGCGCCGGCGGTCGTGACCGTCTCAGCACCGCCGAACGCCGCGAGCACGAGCGCGTGCGGCTGGTGCAGGTGGTCACCTCGGCGGCGGTCTGGGCCGCGCCCCTCGTCTTCACGCTTCCCCTGTTCAGCCGTGACATGTTCGCCTACGTCGGCCAGGGCCGCCTCATGGCGGCGGGGCTCAACCCCTACTCCGACGGCATGGCGTCGCTGCCCGGCTGGTACGGCATCGGCGTCGACCCGCTCTGGGCCGACGCACAGACCCCCTACGGCCCGGTGTTCGTGTGGCTCGAGCGGGTCGTCGTGATGGCGACGGATGCGCTGCCCACCGAGGTCGCCGTGTTCACCTTCCGGCTGCTGGCCGTGTTCGGCCTCGCCATGCTCGCCTACTACGCCTGGCGCATCGCCCGTCTGCGCGGGCTCGACGAGGCGGGGGTGCTGTGGATCGTCGCGGCGAGCCCGCTCGTGCTCATGAACTTCGTCGTCGCCGGGCACAACGACTCGCTCATGCTCGGCTTCATCGTCGGCGGCGTCTACTACGCCCTCCGCGACCGCCCGGTGCTCGGCGCCGTGTTCATCGGCATCGCTATCGGCGTCAAGCCGATCGCGCTCATCGCGCTGCCCATCATCGGCCTCATCTGGGCGGGCCGTCGGGCCGGTTGGGGTGTGGTCATCCGTCGCTGGCTCGCCGTGGCGGCGATCGCCATCGGTTTCGTCGTGGTGCTCGGCTGGGGTATCGGCGTCGGAGTCGGCTGGATCAGCGCGCTCGCCACGCCCACCGCCGTGTCGTCGTGGTACGCCCCCGCGAACATCATCGGCATGAGTCTCGGCGGCCTGGCGAACGGTGTCGGTCTCGACGGCGCCCTGGTGCAGGAGGTCGTGAAGCTCGCCCTGCTGGCGGTCGGGTGCACCGCCGCCATCTACCTCATGCTGCGCAAGCGCGACGCCGATCCGCTGTGGCTTCTGCTCGGCTGCTTCGCGGCGATCGTGCTGCTGTCGCCGGTCATCCACCCCTGGTACGCCCTGTGGCTGCTCACCCTCCTGGCCATCGCGGGGCGGCAGCGGCTGTGGAGCATCCGTACCGTCGTCTATGCCACGACCTTCTTCGTGCTGATCGGTCTCGCCGAACCGCTCGACATGATCCCCCGGATCGATGCGGATGCGCGCATCGAGGTGGTCGTCATCGGCGCGGCCCTGCTCGGTGTCGCCGCCATCCTCGTGTCGACCGAGCTCCTGGTGCGGCGCCGAGCGGCCGGGCTGGTGCTGCGCACACTGTCGCTGCGCGCCTGA
- the mptB gene encoding polyprenol phosphomannose-dependent alpha 1,6 mannosyltransferase MptB yields the protein MPPLPPRLRIALGVVGSLLIAAGSFGVGWTAPASGVDAVPVIALIRQSRTAVVCSAVAVALGAVLLVAAWLSLGLALRPGNGRATPASVARRGESTLRHVVVSATAWGLPLMVALPLFSRDLFSYLAQGRLIAAGFNPYATGVAVLPDWAELGADGRWATAPTPYGPVYLGLEGLVTQATAGMPVETGLLAYRLISAGGLVLVGWAAYRLAVVRGLDPGKVLWLVVANPLALTTIVLAGHNDAVMIGLVLTAVLQAVERRPALALALLALAVGVKPIAAVAIPVIGLIWAGQGASWWKVIGRWAASAALVLGAVVLLGVAMGVGAGWIGALATPLGGGSWYAPARLLSQAAGLLAAGFGGDPRAAGSAIGVVVLAIGALAVALLFVAGRRRDPVELLAGAFALLLLVSPAIHPWYGFWLICLIAVAGVRRAWMLRLIVVASAFLLLIGMWEPTDLIPRLTGDPAIFVPVTAIAVGGLLVVVALYEVALRRRFSSRGRPPPQLQDAPARVTGISASSTPSG from the coding sequence GTGCCCCCGCTGCCGCCGCGACTGAGGATCGCCCTCGGCGTCGTCGGCTCACTGCTCATCGCGGCGGGGTCGTTCGGCGTCGGCTGGACGGCCCCGGCCTCGGGGGTCGACGCCGTGCCCGTGATCGCTCTGATCCGGCAGAGCCGGACCGCCGTCGTGTGCTCCGCCGTCGCCGTCGCGCTGGGCGCGGTGCTTCTCGTGGCGGCCTGGCTCAGCCTCGGGCTCGCCCTGCGCCCGGGCAACGGCCGGGCCACGCCCGCGAGCGTGGCTCGGCGCGGAGAGTCGACGCTCCGCCACGTCGTGGTGAGCGCGACCGCCTGGGGGCTGCCGCTGATGGTGGCCCTGCCCCTGTTCAGTCGCGATCTTTTCTCCTACCTCGCCCAGGGCAGGCTGATCGCCGCCGGTTTCAATCCCTACGCCACGGGCGTCGCCGTCCTCCCCGACTGGGCCGAGCTGGGAGCAGACGGACGATGGGCCACCGCGCCGACCCCGTACGGGCCCGTCTATCTCGGCCTGGAGGGTCTCGTGACCCAGGCCACCGCCGGCATGCCCGTCGAGACGGGCCTCCTCGCCTATCGGCTGATCTCGGCCGGCGGCCTGGTGCTCGTCGGGTGGGCGGCGTACCGGCTGGCCGTCGTGCGCGGGCTCGACCCCGGCAAGGTGCTCTGGCTGGTGGTCGCGAATCCGCTCGCCCTCACCACCATCGTGCTGGCCGGCCACAACGATGCGGTGATGATCGGTCTGGTGCTGACGGCGGTGCTGCAGGCCGTCGAGCGTCGTCCGGCGCTCGCCTTGGCCCTGCTCGCTCTCGCGGTAGGCGTGAAGCCGATCGCGGCGGTCGCCATCCCGGTGATCGGGCTCATCTGGGCGGGCCAGGGAGCGTCGTGGTGGAAGGTCATCGGTCGGTGGGCGGCATCCGCTGCTCTGGTGCTCGGAGCCGTGGTGCTGCTCGGGGTCGCCATGGGCGTGGGTGCGGGATGGATCGGCGCGCTCGCCACCCCTCTCGGCGGCGGCTCGTGGTACGCCCCTGCGCGTCTGCTGTCTCAGGCGGCGGGGCTGCTGGCCGCGGGGTTCGGCGGAGACCCGCGGGCGGCAGGTTCGGCCATCGGTGTCGTGGTGCTCGCGATCGGGGCCCTCGCCGTGGCCCTGCTCTTCGTGGCGGGCAGGAGGCGCGATCCCGTGGAGCTGCTCGCCGGAGCCTTCGCCCTGCTGTTGCTCGTGTCGCCCGCCATCCATCCCTGGTATGGGTTCTGGCTCATCTGCCTGATCGCGGTCGCCGGTGTACGCCGTGCGTGGATGCTCCGGCTGATCGTCGTGGCGAGCGCCTTCCTGCTCCTCATCGGAATGTGGGAGCCGACCGACCTCATCCCTCGGCTCACGGGCGACCCGGCGATCTTCGTTCCCGTGACGGCGATCGCCGTCGGTGGTCTGCTCGTCGTGGTGGCGCTCTACGAGGTGGCCCTCCGGCGCCGTTTCAGCTCGCGAGGACGGCCGCCCCCTCAGCTTCAGGACGCGCCGGCGCGCGTCACCGGGATCAGCGCTTCGTCGACACCGTCAGGGTGA